GAAGCCTTCGGTGCCTGCGGTCAGGCCAGCAAGATCAAGGCCATCAATCTGGACACCATGGCCAATCTGTATCTGAAGGGCCAGCTGGCGCAAATCGTCAAGTAAGCGTCCCTCCATTCTGCCATCAGCCCGCTCCTGCAGCGGGCTTTTTCATGTCCATCCGCCAGCCGCCGCATGCCGGCCTCCCCCATCAGCAGCATTGGCGCAAGCCACACCATTGCTTACACTGCAATGATGAGCGAACTGTTATCTCCCCTCGAATGGTTTTTCGTCATTCTGCTGGCAGTGATTCCACTACTCGGGCTGGGTTTTCACCTGTGGATCATGCTGCTGGGCCATGGCAACAACGACAAGCGCACCAAGGACCAACCATGAAACTCGACATCCTGTATTTTGCCCGCCTGAAAGACAGCTTCGGCATGGGTAATGAACAGTTGGAAACCGAGGCCAGCAGCGTGGACGAGCTGCTTACCGAATTGCGCCAGCGCGGCGGCAACTGGAGCAGCGAACTGGCGGCTGGCAAAGCCTTCCGGGTGGCGCGCAACCAGGAACTGGTACGGCTGGATGCCACGCTGAGCGACGGGGACGAAGTGGCCATCTTCCCGCCGGTTACCGGGGGCTGACATGCAGCCATTTACGGTGCGGATCCAGCATGAAGTGTTTGATTGCGGCGCGGAAATCGCCCGCCTGTCGGCCAACCCGGCCTGCGGTGCCGTGGTGAGTTTCAGCGGCCTGGTACGCGACTATGGCGACCGTCAGGACATTGCCGCCCTGGAGCTGGAGCATTACCCGGGTATGACGGAAAACACACTGCACGCCATCATCCAGCAAGCGCGGGAACGCTGGCAGCTACAGGCAGCAACTATCATCCACCGCGTGGGTCATTTGCCGCTGGGCGAGGCCATCGTGCTGGTGGTCACCGCCAGCAGCCATCGCAAGGATGCCTTTGCCGCGGCGGAATTCCTGATGGACTTCCTCAAGACCGAAGCGCCATTCTGGAAAAAGGAAATCCAGCAGGATGGCAGCAGTTACTGGGTGGAAGCCAAGGCCAGCGACCAGAGTGCCGCCGGGCGCTGGCAGTGATGCCTTACACCGCACTGATTCTGGCCGGCGGCCAGGCTAGCCGCATGGGCGGGGTGGACAAGGGCCTGGTGGAACTGGCCGGTCAGCCGCTGATTGCCCGCACCCTGCACAGCCTCACCGCGCAAAGCCAGCCACCGACACGAATCCTGATTTCGGCCAACCGCAATCTGGATGCCTACGCCGCTTACGGTCATCCGGTATTGCCAGACAGTCTGCGCGATTTCCCCGGCCCACTGGCGGGCTTGCTCAGTGGCATGCAGGCGGCACCGGATGCCATCCTGCTGATGCTGCCATGCGATGCCGTGTGTCTGCCCACCGACTTTGCCGCACGCCTGCTGGCAGCCTTGCCGGGGCAACAGGCAGTCAGCGCCAGCGATAGCGCGCAATGGCATCCCAGCCTGCTGGCGCTGCAAGCAGGCCTGCTGCCCTTACTGCAGGCCTACCTGGACGGCGGCGGTCGTTCCATCCGCGGCTGGCTGGCCGGCCTGCAACATGTAACCGTGCAGTTTGACCAGCCCTTTGCCAATCTCAATACCCTGGAGGCGGTAGCAGCGCTGGCGCAGCAGTGGCCGGTTGACTGACACTGTCCAGCAGCCAGCTTTTGAACAGACGGGCATTGTCGCTCAATGATTTGTGGCGCGGGTGGACCAGGAAATCCACCTTGCCGCTGACAAAGGCAAACGGCCCCAGCCGCTTGAGCACGCCTTGCTGCAGCAGATCATGCGCCATGAACTCCCAGCCCAGTCCGATGCCCATTCTTTGCAACACGGCATTGAAGGCCAGCGTCACCTGATTGAACATCGGCACCCGCTCCGGCGCGGTATAAGCCAGGCCGAAGTGGCCAAACCAGTCATGCCAGTTGATGCAATTCCAGGCCGATGAATCCAGCTGGATCAGCGGCAGCTCAGCTAGCTGCTCCACCTGCGTGATGGCAGGGTAATCAAGCTGCGCGCTGTACACCGGGTATACCACTTCGGGAAACAGTGGCTCGGCCGCCAGCGAGCTCCACTGACCATCGCCATAGAAAATGGCAAAGTCGTATTCGGCCACGCTGGCTTCATCCATGCTGTTGCTGGCATGAATATTCACCGTAATGTCGGGGTGCTGCTGACTGAAGGCCACCAGCCGGGGAAACAGCCAGAACTGCGCCACCGCATGGGTGCAATTCACGGTAAGGGTATGGCGGTTGTGCTCGGCCTGCAGCCGCACCACGCTGCGCAACAGCGATTGCAGCATGGGGCCGACCTCGCGCTGCAAGGCCAGCCCGGCCGGGGTAGGCTGGATGCCGCGCACCAGCCGCTCGAACAGCGGCAGCTTGAGCCAGTCTTCCAGCGCGCGAATCTGCTTGCTCACCGCACTTTGCGTCACACACAGTTCGGTGGCCGCCTTGGTGAAACTGCCATTGCGCAGTACTGCCTCGAAGTGGATCAGGCTTTCCAGCGGCGGCAGATTCTTCAGATACCGGCTCATGTATTTGCGTCCCCATCATCACTGCTGCCGGGCTGACATTCCCGTTCAGCATCTTGTATTGAAGCATGATATTAACCCGGGCAAGCCCTACGCAAAACATGCCATTCCTATGAGGAATGCGTGAATGCCGAGATATCCTTTGTCGGCCCGCCCTGCCAGCACGTAGCCTTGGGTCATCATCAGTTGCGCAGGGAAGATGCAAAATGAAACGCGGAGTCAGTTATGCCGGCCTGGCCGGTGCGGTATGGGGCATGGTGCTGATGGTGCCGCAGGTCATGCCGGCCTTCAGCCCCTGGCTGCTCAGCGCGGTTCGCTTCACGCTGTATGGCGTCATCTCCTTGCTGCTGGCACTGCCGCTGGCCGGGCGGATACGGGCCAAGCTGCAAAGCCGGGACCTGCTCATGCTGACCGTACTGTCACTGGTCGGCAATCTGCTGTATTTCATTCTGCTGGCAGCCGCCATCCAGCTGGTCGGCATTGCTCCCGCCTCGCTGATTGTCGGTGTGCTGCCGGTCACCATTACCCTGCTGGGGCTGAAGGATGAAGGCGCACTATCCTTGCGCCAGCTGGCCTGGCCGCTGGCCATGGTGCTGGCCGGCATTGTCTGCATCAATATCGACACCTTTGCCCTGAGCCGGCCCAGCGATGCCTCCCTGCTGGACCGTGTACTCGGCGTGCTGGCCGCACTGGGTGCGCTGGCCAGCTGGAGCTGGTTTGCTGCCAGCAACGCCCGCTATCTGCGCCAACGTCCCTGTTTTGACAGTCATGAGTGGTCCTGCCTGCTGGGCATGGTGACCGGGATCATGGGCGGTGTGTTGTGGCTGGTTGGCAAGGGGCTGGGGTTGCCCATGGTCAGCCATGCCGTCAGCAACGGGCAGTGGCAGCTGTTCTGGCTGGCTGCTGCCGCGTGTGCGCTCGGCGGTTCCTGGCTGGCCAATGCACTGTGGTATGCCGCCGCCCGCCGTCTGCCACCCACGCTGTCCGGACAGCTGATCGTGTTTGAAACGCTGTTTGCCTTGCTGTATGGCTTTGCCTGGCTGCAACGCTGGCCGCGACCGCTGGAACTGGCCTCCATGCTGCTGTTGCTTGGCGGGGTGGCCTGGGCGGTACGGCGGCATGCCGCTCCGGACGAACCGGCAACGGAAGTGGTCCTGCAAGGCGGCTAAAGCTTGCCACTTGGTGCTGGTCATAAAAAAACGCTGCCGAGGGCAGCGTTTTTCATATCGGATGCAAGAGAGCTTATTTGCCACCAACCGTGCCCAGTTTGGCACGGCGTGCCTTGACCGCATCGGCCAAGGTGGTAAGCAGCTTCTCGGTGTCATCCCAACCGATACAGGCATCGGTGATGCTCTGACCGTATTTCAGCTCGCAGCCCGGCTTCAAGTCCTGACGGCCTTCTGCCAGATGGCTTTCCACCATCACGCCAAAGATATGCTGATCTCCGGCTGCCAGTTGGCCAGCCACGTCGTCCGCCACTTCCATCTGGCGACGGTAGTCCTTGCGGCTGTTGGCATGGCTGAAATCCACCATCAGCTTTTGCGGCAGGCCCACGGCCGCCAGTTCGGCAGCGGCGGCGCGTACATGCTCGGCCGAGTAGTTGGGTTCCTTGCCACCACGCAGGATGACATGGCAATCCGGATTGCCGCCGGTGGACACAATGGCGGAATGACCGGTCTTGGTAACCGACAGGAAGTGGTGCGACACGCTGGCCGAGCGGATGGCATCCACGGCAATTTTCAGGTTGCCGTCAGTACCGTTCTTGAAACCCACCGGGCAGGACAGACCGGAAGCCAGTTCGCGGTGAACCTGGCTTTCGGTGGTACGTGCGCCAATGGCACCCCAACTGATCAGGTCGGCAAAATATTGCGGGGTGA
The sequence above is drawn from the Aquitalea denitrificans genome and encodes:
- the moaD gene encoding molybdopterin converting factor subunit 1: MKLDILYFARLKDSFGMGNEQLETEASSVDELLTELRQRGGNWSSELAAGKAFRVARNQELVRLDATLSDGDEVAIFPPVTGG
- a CDS encoding molybdenum cofactor biosynthesis protein MoaE, yielding MQPFTVRIQHEVFDCGAEIARLSANPACGAVVSFSGLVRDYGDRQDIAALELEHYPGMTENTLHAIIQQARERWQLQAATIIHRVGHLPLGEAIVLVVTASSHRKDAFAAAEFLMDFLKTEAPFWKKEIQQDGSSYWVEAKASDQSAAGRWQ
- the mobA gene encoding molybdenum cofactor guanylyltransferase MobA translates to MPYTALILAGGQASRMGGVDKGLVELAGQPLIARTLHSLTAQSQPPTRILISANRNLDAYAAYGHPVLPDSLRDFPGPLAGLLSGMQAAPDAILLMLPCDAVCLPTDFAARLLAALPGQQAVSASDSAQWHPSLLALQAGLLPLLQAYLDGGGRSIRGWLAGLQHVTVQFDQPFANLNTLEAVAALAQQWPVD
- a CDS encoding LysR substrate-binding domain-containing protein, with the translated sequence MSRYLKNLPPLESLIHFEAVLRNGSFTKAATELCVTQSAVSKQIRALEDWLKLPLFERLVRGIQPTPAGLALQREVGPMLQSLLRSVVRLQAEHNRHTLTVNCTHAVAQFWLFPRLVAFSQQHPDITVNIHASNSMDEASVAEYDFAIFYGDGQWSSLAAEPLFPEVVYPVYSAQLDYPAITQVEQLAELPLIQLDSSAWNCINWHDWFGHFGLAYTAPERVPMFNQVTLAFNAVLQRMGIGLGWEFMAHDLLQQGVLKRLGPFAFVSGKVDFLVHPRHKSLSDNARLFKSWLLDSVSQPATAAPALLPPPGY
- a CDS encoding DMT family transporter; this translates as MKRGVSYAGLAGAVWGMVLMVPQVMPAFSPWLLSAVRFTLYGVISLLLALPLAGRIRAKLQSRDLLMLTVLSLVGNLLYFILLAAAIQLVGIAPASLIVGVLPVTITLLGLKDEGALSLRQLAWPLAMVLAGIVCINIDTFALSRPSDASLLDRVLGVLAALGALASWSWFAASNARYLRQRPCFDSHEWSCLLGMVTGIMGGVLWLVGKGLGLPMVSHAVSNGQWQLFWLAAAACALGGSWLANALWYAAARRLPPTLSGQLIVFETLFALLYGFAWLQRWPRPLELASMLLLLGGVAWAVRRHAAPDEPATEVVLQGG
- the aroG gene encoding 3-deoxy-7-phosphoheptulonate synthase AroG, which codes for MQRQTDDVRINEIKELLPPIAHLYELPITETASEVIYTTRKDIAALLRGEDDRLLVVIGPCSIHDTDAAIEYARKLSTLRNSLAGELVVVMRVYFEKPRTTVGWKGLINDPHLNESYDINTGLRLARRLLLTLNDMGIPAATEFLDMITPQYFADLISWGAIGARTTESQVHRELASGLSCPVGFKNGTDGNLKIAVDAIRSASVSHHFLSVTKTGHSAIVSTGGNPDCHVILRGGKEPNYSAEHVRAAAAELAAVGLPQKLMVDFSHANSRKDYRRQMEVADDVAGQLAAGDQHIFGVMVESHLAEGRQDLKPGCELKYGQSITDACIGWDDTEKLLTTLADAVKARRAKLGTVGGK